A DNA window from Rossellomorea marisflavi contains the following coding sequences:
- the trmB gene encoding tRNA (guanosine(46)-N7)-methyltransferase TrmB gives MRVRYKPWAAEKLSEHSGIVVAEPDQLKGKWNEFFGNDNPIHIEVGTGKGQFVTGMGKQNPEINYIGIELYESVLVTALDRILEENVSNVKLLNVDARDLKEFFDDGEVGRVYLNFSDPWPKARHEKRRLTYEHFLKLYEDILVENGEIHFKTDNQGLFEYSLKSFSWYGLRLNYLSLDLHNSGMEGNIMTEYEEKFSAKGDRIYRVEAQFQHS, from the coding sequence ATGCGTGTGCGTTACAAACCATGGGCAGCTGAAAAGCTCAGTGAACATTCCGGCATAGTAGTGGCGGAGCCCGATCAACTGAAAGGGAAATGGAATGAGTTCTTTGGGAACGACAACCCCATCCATATAGAGGTAGGAACAGGAAAAGGTCAATTCGTCACCGGTATGGGGAAACAAAACCCTGAGATCAACTATATCGGGATCGAACTCTACGAGAGTGTCCTCGTGACGGCCCTCGACCGGATCCTTGAGGAAAATGTCAGCAATGTGAAGCTATTGAATGTCGATGCAAGGGATCTGAAGGAATTCTTCGATGATGGTGAAGTAGGACGGGTGTATCTGAACTTCTCGGATCCTTGGCCAAAGGCCCGTCATGAGAAGCGCAGACTCACATATGAACATTTCCTCAAGCTGTATGAGGATATCCTGGTTGAGAACGGGGAAATCCATTTCAAGACCGATAACCAGGGGTTGTTCGAGTATTCCTTGAAAAGCTTTTCCTGGTACGGGCTCCGTCTGAACTACTTGAGCCTCGATCTCCATAACAGCGGGATGGAAGGGAATATCATGACGGAATACGAAGAAAAGTTCTCTGCAAAAGGGGACCGGATCTACCGGGTGGAAGCTCAATTCCAACACTCATGA
- a CDS encoding YtzH-like family protein encodes MPLNAQNQMQLLSDILSNHQTDCCGSVSECEQLERLVKSLMVNADIHENVKPVLEEIYRYSQSGISSSDLANHITTNKDNLSQWVSDMNQYS; translated from the coding sequence ATGCCTCTCAACGCTCAAAATCAAATGCAATTATTATCCGATATCCTAAGCAACCATCAAACGGACTGCTGCGGCTCCGTATCCGAATGCGAACAGCTCGAGAGACTGGTCAAGTCCCTCATGGTCAACGCAGACATCCACGAGAACGTCAAACCCGTCCTCGAAGAGATCTACCGGTACAGCCAAAGCGGCATCTCGTCTTCCGACCTTGCCAATCACATCACCACGAACAAGGACAATCTGTCCCAGTGGGTGTCGGACATGAATCAATACTCATGA
- a CDS encoding phosphotransferase family protein — protein sequence MEHLFDQDWEIVPAGGATGEAFFAQYQEQRLFLKRNSSPFLAVLSAEGITPKLVWTKRLENGDVITAQHWLNGRELKPAEMKKDRVARLLKKIHTSKPLLTMLERLGTEPFQPDHMLTELETSLEFDLLTLPDVRKAMSFLQEGLDEVRQGEYVVCHGDVNHNNWLLSEQNQLYLIDWDGAMIADPAFDVGLLLYWYIPEDQWEDWLLQYGTELTDSLKLRMKWYVVAQTILFMQWHKAKGRFHEMNHWIEYLHEII from the coding sequence TTGGAACACTTATTTGACCAAGATTGGGAGATCGTCCCTGCGGGCGGTGCCACGGGGGAAGCCTTCTTTGCCCAATACCAGGAACAGAGGCTATTCCTCAAGCGGAATTCATCACCGTTTTTGGCGGTTTTGTCCGCTGAAGGCATCACGCCTAAGCTTGTCTGGACGAAGCGTCTGGAAAACGGGGATGTCATCACGGCTCAGCACTGGTTGAATGGCAGAGAACTGAAACCCGCAGAAATGAAGAAAGACAGGGTTGCCCGTCTGCTGAAAAAAATCCATACATCAAAACCTCTCTTGACGATGCTTGAGCGCCTCGGCACAGAGCCTTTTCAGCCTGATCATATGTTGACGGAACTTGAGACCAGTCTTGAATTCGACCTTCTAACATTGCCCGATGTCAGGAAAGCGATGAGTTTCCTTCAGGAAGGCCTGGATGAAGTCCGTCAAGGTGAATATGTCGTCTGCCATGGCGACGTCAATCATAACAACTGGCTCCTTTCCGAACAGAACCAGCTTTACCTCATTGATTGGGACGGTGCCATGATTGCAGATCCCGCCTTTGATGTCGGTCTGCTCCTCTATTGGTATATCCCTGAAGATCAATGGGAGGACTGGCTCCTTCAATACGGAACGGAATTGACGGACAGCCTGAAGCTGCGCATGAAATGGTATGTGGTCGCCCAGACGATCCTGTTCATGCAATGGCATAAAGCCAAAGGGCGCTTTCACGAAATGAATCACTGGATCGAATATCTGCACGAAATCATCTGA